The Peribacillus simplex genome contains the following window.
AAATATCAAAAAGGGTATTCATTTTAAATGAATTAGTGTATAATAAACAATATGAAATACTTATTTAAAATTATTTCAAATTAGAGTGGTACTTATGAATACTAATAGTAGATTTCCCCTCATAGATCACCGATTCTATATTTAGGGAGTGTGAGTAAACATGGTAACATTATATACATCACCTAGTTGTACTTCATGCAGAAAAGCAAAAGCATGGTTAGAGGAACATGAGATTGGATATAAAGAAAGAAACATTTTTTCTGAACCGTTGTCAATTGATGAAATTAAAGAAATTCTTCGAATGACAGAAGATGGGACCGATGAAATCATTTCAACACGGTCTAAAACTTTCCAAAAGTTAAACGTAAATTTAGAGAGCCTGCCTCTTCAAGAATTATATAAATTGATCAAGGAAAACCCGGGATTGTTGAGACGTCCAATTATCCTTGACGAGAAACGGCTTCAAGTAGGTTATAACGAAGATGAGATAAGACGCTTTTTACCACGTAAAGTCCGAACCTTCCAGTTACGGGAAGCGCAACGTATGGTCAACTAATAATGTCTTTCAAGCTCTGCCAGGAATTGTGCAGGGCTTTTTCTTTATACAAAACCGATTTTTCGTCCAATTTTAGATCCATGGGCGACAGGGATGTTTGGCATCTCAAGCAAGTCCCTATAGCCGGTCATCATTTAAAGATAAAATAAGAATGCAATTAACCATCGCATGTATATAATAAGGCATAAACGGCGGTAAGATTAAAATTAAAGCATGCATTGTGATAGTTGCATACGGATGAATTATTTTATAGAATGAATGGAATATTAGGCAAACAATTGTTTTTTAGATAAGTAATGTTTTTTATTTCCCTTCTTCAAGGTTTTGTCATAAAATGATGTAAAATAGTATGCTTTAATGACTATCATGATTTACAGTATTCACTTACGGGTAAAGAGCTTTTAAGAGCAATTTTCGCTTGGGGGTTATTATCCCTTCAAAATGAGAAAGGAAGGGAGAGGGGAATCATGGAAATCGAACGAATTAATGACGATACAGTTAAATTTTATATTTCCTATATAGATATTGAGGAAAGAGGCTTCGATCGCGAAGAGATTTGGTACAGTCGTGAGAGAAGTGAGGAACTTTTTTGGGAAATGATGGATGAAGTGCATCAAGAAGAAGAATTCATGATTGAAGGACCTTTATGGATTCAAGTTCAAGCCCTTGAAAAAGGCTTGGAGGTTTTGGTCACAAAAGCCCAGCTTGCCAAAGATGGTCAGAAACTCGAGCTGCCTCTTTCAGATGATAAGTTTAAGGAATTGAATGTATCAGATAAGATGGATACCCTTCTTGATCAACATTTTCATGGTAAGGATGAAGAAAGCGGTATAACATTCGAGGATGGTATGATTGAATTCATCACGACATTCGAGGATTTTGAAGATGTCATTTCATTAAGCAAGCGTCATGGCTTGGATGACTGGACGACAAAACTTTATGTTTATCAAAATAAATATTATCTTTATATCGAGTTTTCCGAGGCGGAAATTGACGAGGAAGAAATCGATAATGTGTTAAGCCTCTTATTGGAATATAGTCAGGAGTCACCAATAACGGTGCACATGCTTGAAGAGTACGGGAAAATAGTCATCGAAAATGATGTATTCACAACGGTCGATAAATATTTCGCATAGACTGTTGAGGCCGATTTCAGTAGAAATCGGCCTTTTCGTCCAAGAATAAATGTTTTTACCTTAAGCAGGGAGGTTTTTAAATGTGCCTGTGTTTGTTAATTGGAGGTAGTCCAGGTGAAGAATATAGTTGGCATAAGTCTGCTAATTCTCTTGTTGGTCGGCCCTTGGTATTTTCTGACAAGTGAAGTCGATGGTAGGCTGATTTTTTATTCTAGCCTTATAATGACCCTGTTCTTGGTGATAATTGGATCCATCATTTTCCTGGAAAATCGGGATCCCATCCAGACCATAACATGGCTTCTTATGTTTGGCGCTTTCCCATTCATCGGTTTCATTTTTTACTTTTTGTTTGGCCGTAATTTTCGGAAAGAGAGGATATTTCGCAAGAAGTACTTTTTGGATAAGCAAAGTTTCGTGAAAATAAGCGGAGAAGCGGAATATAATGATCGAATTAAGGAAATGGGAGAAAACTCACAGCAGTTATTCACGCTTGCAAATAGGCTAGGGAATAGTCCTATTTCATTTACGACTGAAACCCGGATTTTAAGGAATGGTAAGGAGACTTTTTCCAATATCATCGAAGAATTAAAAAAAGCCAGACATCATATTCATTTAGAATATTATATAGTTAGGGATGACCGCATTGGCGGTGTTCTAAAAGATGTCTTGATACAAAAAGTAAAAGAAGGGGTAGTGGTCCGTTTTCTCTATGATGCGGTTGGTTCTTGGAAGTTAGCTCGCTCCTATATCGATGAACTGAAGAATGCTGGAGTCGAAATGGTAGCCTTTGGTCCGTTGCAGCTCCCTTTATTAAATAATAAATTCAACTTTCGTAACCACCGTAAAATAATTGTGATAGATGGCTCTGTCGGTTTCATGGGTGGCCTCAATATTGGGGATGAATATCTGGGACATGATCCGAAATTCGGTTTCTGGCGTGATACGCATCTTCTCGTAAAGGGGGAAGCGGTCAGGACTCTACAGCTCATATTTCTGCAGGATTGGTATTATAGCACCAATAATAGCTTTTTAACGGATGAATACCTCCTGACCGGCATGCCGATCCATGATGGGCATGGCGGAGTTCAATTGATTGGCGGAGGGCCGGATAGTGAGTGGACGATCATTAAGAGCATTTTTTTTAAGATGATTACTTCAGCAGAAAAGTCTGTCTGGATTGCATCTCCCTATTTCGTTCCTGACGACGATATCCTTCAAGCATTGAAGGTAGCTGCTTTAAGTGGTTTGGATGTCAGGCTGCTCGTCCCAAAGAACCCCGATAAGCGAATTGTATTTCATGCTTCGAGAACCTATTTTCCCGAATTGCTTACTTCGGGAGTTCGTATATTCCAATATAATGAAGGCTTCATGCATAGTAAAATCATCATCGTTGATGACCAAATGGCCTCAATTGGGACAACCAATATGGATATGAGAAGCTTTCACTTGAATTTCGAAGTCAATGCCTTTCTCTACCGGACGGAAAGTACACAACAGCTGGTAAATGATTTTTTGGAAGATATAAAGGTATCCCAAGAAGTGGAAATCAATGCGTTTTCCAAACGGAATTTTGGATTGAAAGTGTTGGAATCCACTTGCCGATTGCTTTCCCCCCTTCTTTAGATATTACTTTTCCTTTATGCCGATCAGGCATTTTTTTTTTGAAAATTAAAAGGAATCCATTGCTATGCAAGCGAATGTAGTGGTGAGGAGGAGATGTATGTTAACTGCGATAAAGAGTGATGGGACTTGGATTACCCTTCCTGAAAAGATACCGGCAAACTTGCTTGCTGAATGGAGAAAGTCAACAGATTATTATTGTCCCTGCTGCAAGACGGAAATGTCGATTAAAGCAGGAAACGTCAGGGTCCCGCATTTCGCCCATAAAAATAATTCTTCATGCCGTGCTTCTTCAGAACCGGAATCCGCCTATCATTTAATGGGAAAAAGAAAATTGTTTCAGTGGTTTTCATCACACGGTTATCAAGTGGATCTAGAAGCCTACCTGCCCGAAATCAAGAAAAGGGCTGATATCTTAGCTACGATAGGAGGTAATCGCTATGCAATAGAATTTCAATGCTCAGTTATTCCGGAGATTGAATTCATTGAACGGACAAGAGCCTATCAAAGCGTAGGCATCATGCCAATTTGGATCCTCGCTGCAAAACGCCTAAAAAGGAAAAGCATGTATGAATTCAGTTTATCCGGATTTCAATGGCTCTTCGTCACCGGCAGTTGCCACCATCCGTTTCTTTGGATGTATTGTCCGGAAACTAATCATTTATCAGTATTGAAGAACCTCACTCCTTTTACCCCTAGAACCGTCTTTGCCGAATTGACGACTGCTTCTTTAACGCTCCTACCCCCTAGTCGGGCATTGCCCCAAAACTGCTTCCGTTTCCCTTTTCTGCCTGCGTGGAGAAACAAACGAAAAGACTGGACCCTTCATCGTGTGAAAACTGCACGGAGAAGCGATCCTTTTTTCGAAGGGCTCTATTTACATCATATTACACCTGCGGCAATTCCCATTGAAGTGGGTGTTCCCGTCAGAGGGATGCTGTTGATTGAAACTTCCCCGATTGAATGGCAGGCATGGTTTTACATGGATGTGTTTCAAGAGAAAAAACCTGGGGAAAAGATTTCTATGGCTGATATTATCCACTTTTTTAAGAAGCGCTCAAAAAAGGGGGAAATAAAGTTCAGACCGTTACCATTGCTTCATGAAAAACCCGTGGAATATCCTTTAGATCAATATATCAAGCTATTAGAGAAATTGGGTTACATTTTAAAGGAGGAAGAGGGGGTATTTAAAGTTGAAAAGGCATTTTCCATTCCCTTCACCAGTGACCACGGTCAAATGATGGAAAAAAATTTCTATGATAAGCATAAATTGATGATGGAAAAGGGGAATATCCAGTATAATCGGGGATAACATCTCTATTTATCTTGAATTCAGATGAATTGGCAGGATTATTTTTGTTAATGGAGAAATAGTAATAGGAACGAGGATTTAAAATCTTTAAGGAAGCATGAAGCTGTTTGAAGCATTGGTCCGGTTTGGTGATTGTTAGCTGAATGGCGAGTTTTCTATAGAATGGAGAGGAATTTTAATGGCACAAGAAACAAAAGTGAATGCATTACCCTCAAGAAGTGAAATAGCTGCGGAAGATACATGGAGACTGGAAGATATCTTCGCCACCGAAGAAGATTGGGAAGCTGCTTTCAAAGCAGTAAAAGAAGATCTCAAGAAAGCGGAGGGACATAAAGGGACTTTGGGCGAAAGCGCAGAAAAGTTATTTTCGGCTCTTCAACTCCAAGATGAAGTATTTGAGAAGCTAGGGAAAGTTTATTCTTATTCACATATGCGCAATGACCAAGATACAACCAATCCTTTTTATCAAGGGATGGAAGATCGGGCAAAAGCTTTATACGCCCAGGCAGCGGCTGCGTTTTCATATATGGTTCCTGAGCTATTGAGTATTGACGAAGGCAAAGTGGAAGGGTTTTTGGAAGAAAAAGAAGAATTGAAATTATATAAACATTCATTAGAGGAAATCAATCTTCAGAGACCCCATATCCTATCTGCCGAGCAGGAAGAATTATTGGCACAAGCTTCAGAAGTACTCGATGCATCAGGCAATACTTTCGGTATGCTTAACAATGCTGATTTGAAATTCCCGACCATCAAGGATGAAGAGGGAAATGAAGTGGAAATAACTCATGGAAGGTATATCAGTTTTCTTGAGAGTGAAGATCGCCGTGTACGTGAGGAGGCATTTAAAGGGGTATACAGCAAGTATGGTGAGTTCCGTAATACATTTGCTTCAACCCTGTCAGGTGAGGTGAAAAACCATAATTTCAATGCCACAGTCCGAAAATATGATTCAGCACGCCAAGCGGCGTTAAGCAGCAATAACATTCCGGAGACAGTATACGATAATCTCGTTAAAACAGTCAATGACAGCTTGCCGTTACTGCACCGTTATCTTGATTTACGTAAAAAAGTACTAGGATTGGAAGAACTTCATATGTATGATCTATTCACTCCGCTTGTTAAAGAAGTGAAGATGGAAGTGACATATGAGGAGGCCAAAGATTATGTCCTAAAGGGGCTTGCTCCGCTTGGGGAGGACTATTTGAATGTTTTGAAAGAGGGATTTGAAAACCGTTGGGTCGATGTGCATGAAAACAAAGGGAAACGAAGCGGTGCCTATTCTTCTGGTACATACGGGACGAATCCATATATTTTAATGAACTGGCAAAATAACGTCAATAACTTATTCACGCTCGTTCATGAGTTCGGGCATTCGGTCCATAGCTACTATACGCGTAAATATCAGCCTTACCCATACGGTAATTATTCTATATTCGTAGCGGAAGTTGCCTCGACTTGTAATGAAAACCTGCTGAATGATTACTTACTAAATAAAATCGAGGATGAAAAGAAGCGCATCTATTTATTGAATCATTATCTAGAAGGTTTCCGTGGAACATTGTTCCGCCAAACGATGTTTGCGGAGTTTGAACATTCCATACATTTAAAAGCTCAAAATGGGGAAGCGTTGACAGCCGATATGTTAACTAAGGAATATTATGAGCTGAACAAGAAATACTTTGGTGAGAATGTGACAATTGATGAAGAAATCGGTTTGGAATGGGCACGTATTCCACATTTCTACTATAATTACTATGTTTATCAATATGCGACTGGAATAAGTGCAGCAACAGCATTAAGCAAGCAAATCCTTGAAGAAGGAGAGCCCGCTGTCAAAAGGTATCTGGAGTTCCTGAAATCAGGAAGTTCTGATTATCCGATTGAAGTACTAAAAAAGGCAGGGGTCGATATGACAAAAGCCGAGCCTGTACAAGAAGCCATGAATGTATTCGAAGAGAAATTAAATGAGTTGGAAGAGCTTTTGAATAAATAGGATTCGAAAGGGACCCGAGCGGCTGAACTGCACCCCAATTGTTAGACACCATCTAACAATTGGGGTGCTATTTTTTATGACAAAATATTCATTAGAGTTATAATTAAAAGCTGTCCTTGCTTATTTAGAAGGAGTTGACTCATTTAGATCTGTCGCCAACCAATTTAATGCCAATTATGATATGAAGATGGATGTAGTACAACATATGAACGATTTTGGAGTGACTAATACCCAAGTGGCTGCTGTGTATATATTGCTTCTCCCTCTACTATGGTTAAGTGGCTAAAGCAATTTGAGGAGAACGGGGTTGACGATCTTGAACCGAATAAAAAGGGGCGTCCATCCATGAAAAAAGAAACGAAGAAAATACCAGTAGAAGGATTCATTAGAGGGTTTACAGGCTGAAATGAACGTTGACGTCCAGAGAATGCATATTTAGTTGAGAGCCTTAGTTCAAGAACCCGGTAAATTACCGGGTTCTTGCCCCTCAAGACTGCCTAGGGTTTACTTCAGTTTTGGTCCCTTTTTCTCTTATATGAATATCCGTTATAATCCTTTAAAACGATTTCTTTGATTTACGCTGTGAAGAATAATGAAGAAAACAAAAAATAAAATTGGGGAGGTGAAATACAGAGGAATGAGGTGCATGATACCGAGTAGCTGGACGAATAGCGACCCTATTAAGAGTATGAGTAGAATAAAGCCTTTCAATTTGGTCACCTCCAACCTGACAGCAGTATATGATCATCTGCT
Protein-coding sequences here:
- the cls gene encoding cardiolipin synthase; translation: MKNIVGISLLILLLVGPWYFLTSEVDGRLIFYSSLIMTLFLVIIGSIIFLENRDPIQTITWLLMFGAFPFIGFIFYFLFGRNFRKERIFRKKYFLDKQSFVKISGEAEYNDRIKEMGENSQQLFTLANRLGNSPISFTTETRILRNGKETFSNIIEELKKARHHIHLEYYIVRDDRIGGVLKDVLIQKVKEGVVVRFLYDAVGSWKLARSYIDELKNAGVEMVAFGPLQLPLLNNKFNFRNHRKIIVIDGSVGFMGGLNIGDEYLGHDPKFGFWRDTHLLVKGEAVRTLQLIFLQDWYYSTNNSFLTDEYLLTGMPIHDGHGGVQLIGGGPDSEWTIIKSIFFKMITSAEKSVWIASPYFVPDDDILQALKVAALSGLDVRLLVPKNPDKRIVFHASRTYFPELLTSGVRIFQYNEGFMHSKIIIVDDQMASIGTTNMDMRSFHLNFEVNAFLYRTESTQQLVNDFLEDIKVSQEVEINAFSKRNFGLKVLESTCRLLSPLL
- the mecA gene encoding adaptor protein MecA; this translates as MEIERINDDTVKFYISYIDIEERGFDREEIWYSRERSEELFWEMMDEVHQEEEFMIEGPLWIQVQALEKGLEVLVTKAQLAKDGQKLELPLSDDKFKELNVSDKMDTLLDQHFHGKDEESGITFEDGMIEFITTFEDFEDVISLSKRHGLDDWTTKLYVYQNKYYLYIEFSEAEIDEEEIDNVLSLLLEYSQESPITVHMLEEYGKIVIENDVFTTVDKYFA
- a CDS encoding competence protein CoiA, whose translation is MLTAIKSDGTWITLPEKIPANLLAEWRKSTDYYCPCCKTEMSIKAGNVRVPHFAHKNNSSCRASSEPESAYHLMGKRKLFQWFSSHGYQVDLEAYLPEIKKRADILATIGGNRYAIEFQCSVIPEIEFIERTRAYQSVGIMPIWILAAKRLKRKSMYEFSLSGFQWLFVTGSCHHPFLWMYCPETNHLSVLKNLTPFTPRTVFAELTTASLTLLPPSRALPQNCFRFPFLPAWRNKRKDWTLHRVKTARRSDPFFEGLYLHHITPAAIPIEVGVPVRGMLLIETSPIEWQAWFYMDVFQEKKPGEKISMADIIHFFKKRSKKGEIKFRPLPLLHEKPVEYPLDQYIKLLEKLGYILKEEEGVFKVEKAFSIPFTSDHGQMMEKNFYDKHKLMMEKGNIQYNRG
- the pepF gene encoding oligoendopeptidase F: MAQETKVNALPSRSEIAAEDTWRLEDIFATEEDWEAAFKAVKEDLKKAEGHKGTLGESAEKLFSALQLQDEVFEKLGKVYSYSHMRNDQDTTNPFYQGMEDRAKALYAQAAAAFSYMVPELLSIDEGKVEGFLEEKEELKLYKHSLEEINLQRPHILSAEQEELLAQASEVLDASGNTFGMLNNADLKFPTIKDEEGNEVEITHGRYISFLESEDRRVREEAFKGVYSKYGEFRNTFASTLSGEVKNHNFNATVRKYDSARQAALSSNNIPETVYDNLVKTVNDSLPLLHRYLDLRKKVLGLEELHMYDLFTPLVKEVKMEVTYEEAKDYVLKGLAPLGEDYLNVLKEGFENRWVDVHENKGKRSGAYSSGTYGTNPYILMNWQNNVNNLFTLVHEFGHSVHSYYTRKYQPYPYGNYSIFVAEVASTCNENLLNDYLLNKIEDEKKRIYLLNHYLEGFRGTLFRQTMFAEFEHSIHLKAQNGEALTADMLTKEYYELNKKYFGENVTIDEEIGLEWARIPHFYYNYYVYQYATGISAATALSKQILEEGEPAVKRYLEFLKSGSSDYPIEVLKKAGVDMTKAEPVQEAMNVFEEKLNELEELLNK
- the spxA gene encoding transcriptional regulator SpxA, which encodes MVTLYTSPSCTSCRKAKAWLEEHEIGYKERNIFSEPLSIDEIKEILRMTEDGTDEIISTRSKTFQKLNVNLESLPLQELYKLIKENPGLLRRPIILDEKRLQVGYNEDEIRRFLPRKVRTFQLREAQRMVN